GAGCCCGAGCCCGGCGGCAGCTCACGTCCCGCCTCGATGTGCGGCGCCATCTCGCGCTCGTACGCCGCCAGCGCTTCGACGACGTCACGGTCGGAGCGGCGGCCGAGCTCGCTCGCGAGGAGGTATGCGCCGATGAGCGCGAGCGCGGTGCCCTGGCCGCTGAGCGGTGAGGTGCAGTAGCCGGCGTCGCCGAGCAGGACGACGCGACCGCGCGAGAGCTCGGGCGTGTGCACCTGCACGAGCGCGTCGAAGTAGAACTCCGAGGTGGTGTCGAGCGCCGCCGAGAGCGCCGGCAGGTGCCACACACCGTCGGCGAGGGCCGACCGCACGAGTTGCTTCTGGGCATCGACGTCGCGGCGGTCGGGCAGGTCGTGCTCGCCGAACCACGTGACGATCGCCTTCGAGCGCCCGGGCGCGGCATCCGGCCGGATCATCACCATGCGGCGCCCGGGAAGGATGTCCATGAGGGACCAGCCGTCGAGCGGCTCGGGCTCGGGCACGTCGAAGAACGAGGTGACCCCGCCGAGCGAACGCACGTAGTCGGCCTCCGGTCCCCACACGAGACGCCGCACCCTCGAGTGCAGGCCGTCGGCGGCGACCACGAGGTCGAACCGCTCGGGGCCGCCGTGCTCGAACGCCACGTCGACGCCGTCATCGTCGGCGCTGAGTGCGGCGATCGACTCCCCGAATCGCAGGTCCACGCGTCCGGCCACGACTTCGAAGAGCACGCGGGTGAGGTCGCCGCGCAGGATCTCGAGGTCGGCGACCGGGCCCTGGCCGCCGAACATCTCGACGCCGAGCTCGGCGAGCGTGCGGCCGCGGTCGTCGACGTAGCGCATGCCGCGCTGGGGGAGCTGCGCGGCGGTGATCGCCTCGAGCAGGCCCATGCGGGCGGCCGCCTCGCGGGAGGTGCCGCGCAGGTCGACGAGCTGCCCGCCGGGCCGCAGGTCGGGGGCGAGTTCGACGACCGTCACGTCGTGTCCGCCGTCACTGAGTGCGTGGGCCGCGGTCAGGCCGGCGATGCCGCCGCCGGAGATGAGCACCTTCATGATTCCTCCTCGAAGCCGTTCGCCGCGTCTGCGGCTGCCTCGATAGTACGAGCGTATAAGACAAATGTCTAATACGAATGTCTGAATCACGGATAGGATGTGGGCATGGGTAATCGTGAGGACCTCCTGGACGGCGCACGCCGCTGCATCATCGAGAAGGGCTACGCCCGCACCACGGCGCGCGACATCGCGGGTGCCGCCGGCGTGAGCCTCGCCGCCATCGGTTACCACTTCGGGAGCAAGGAGGCCCTGATGTCGGAGGCGCTGCTCGGCACCGGCATCCAGATCGGCGACGCGCTCGACGTCGCGCTCCGAGGCGCCCCGAAGGCCGAGCTGCTCGGGCGCATCTGGGATGCGTCGCTCACGGCGTTCGGCGACCAACGGCAGCTCCTGGCGGCGAGCATGGAGAACCTCGCCCAGATCGACCGGATCCCGGTCGTCGCCCAGCGTCTGCGCTCCGCGCAGTCGGGCGCGATCGACGGCATCGCCGAGCTGCTCGCCGAGGAGCTTCCCGGGCTCGGCGACGACGACCTGCGGGCGCTCGCCGCGTACTACTTCGCCCTCGTGAACGGCCTGGCCGTCGTGTGGCTGATCGACCCGTCGATCGTGCCGTCGGGGGCGCAGCTCGGGCGGCTCCTGCCCCCACCCTTCGACGCGGTCGACGCCTAGGGACCACTGCGCATCGAGTTGGCTCGCCCGTCGGATCGCAGGAGGGCTTGACGCACGCGGTCCTCGCGGGCGAGGATTGAGACGATTCATCGAGAAAGCGCTTTCCCGCGTGTCTCGATCGAGTCGCCCGCGGCGAGCACGGACGCTGCCGACCAGCACAGCACACGATCGAAGGAGATCCACGTGGGTCCACACGTCCGAACTGCCCGCGCGCGGCCGATCATCGCCGCGCTCGCCGGCGCCGCGCTCGTCGCCGGCGCCGCCCTGACCGCCGCCCCGGCGGCCGCCGCCGAATCCGACGTCGATCTCGCCTTCGACTTCGGCGGTCCGGCCACGCCCGTCGCCGCCGGCTGGATCGGCGTGCACCCCGGCACCGTCTACTCCACGGCCACGGGGTACGGCTTCACGACGGCTCCCGCCTCCAATGGCTTCCGTGATCGCGGCGGCGACGACCTCATGGCGCGCGACTTCACGATCGGCAACACGCAGGCCTTCGCGGTCGACGTGCCGAACGGTACCTACGAGGTCACGACCTGGGCCGGCGACCTGATCGCCAGCAACGGCACGAACTTCGACATCGAGGGCACCGCCTACGCCGGGCCCCGCACCACCACCGGCAATGTGCACGAGGCCTACTTCCCCGCGATCCAGGTCGCCGACGGGCAGCTGAGCATCCGGGTGACGGGCGGCGACGGCCGGATCAACGGCATCCGCGTGCAGACGCCGCTGGCCGCACCCGCCGGGCTCGCGGCATCCGCCGTCGACGCGACGAACGAGACGATCACGCTCGGCTGGCAGTCGGTTCCGGATGCCACGGGCTACACCGTGTTCCGTGCGGCGCCCGGTGGCTCGCTCGCCGAGATCGGCACCGTGCCCGCGCCCGCCGACGGGGCGGCGCCCGCCTTCCAGGACGCCGACGTCGAGCTCGGCGAGAGCTACGACTACGCCGTCGCCACGCTCAAGGGCGACCGCACGTCGCGCCAGTCCGACCGCGTGACCGTCGCCGTGGTCGACGCGAGCGTGCCCGCCCCCGCCGTGCCCACGGGCATCGCGACCACAGCGATCGAGCGCAATTCGGTCACGCTGACGTGGACCGACGCCGGCGACGCCGTGCAGTGGAAGGTGTTCCGGTCGACGCGCGCCGACATCCCGTTCGAGCAGGTCGCCACCGTCACCGAGCCGACCTTCACCGACACCGACGTGCTGACGACGCGCCCCTACCTCTACCAGCTCGTCGCGCAGAACGCGGGCGGTTCGTCCGCGGCATCCGCGTCGTACGCGACCGAGGTCGCGACCACGCTCGTACGCCAGGTCGAGTACCTCGACCGCGCGCCCGTCGCCGTGAAGACCGACGAGGGCGTCTACCTCGGCTGGCGTCTGCTGGGACTCGACGACCGCGACCTCGGCTTCAACGTGTATCGCGACGGCGTCCGCCTCACCGACGAGCCCATCACCGACACGACGAACTACGTCGACGCCGACGGCACCGCCGACTCGACGTACCTCGTCACCGCGCTGCAGGGCGAGGGCGACACGGCCCGCGAGGTCACCGTCGCCGACGACTTCGGCGTGTGGAGCGACCAGTTCCTCGACATCCCGCTGAACAAGCCGACCGACGCGGTGCTGCCCGACGGCAAGACCGTCACCTACTGGCCGGGCGACGGCACGGTCGGCGACGTCGACGGCGACGGGGAGTACGAGCTCGTGTTCCTCTGGAGCCCGTCGATCTCGAAGGACAACTCGCAGTCGGGCTACACCGGCAAGGTGTACGCCGAGGCCGTGGAGTTCGACGGCACGAGCCTGTGGCGGATCGACCTCGGCGTGAACATCCGCGCCGGTGCGCACTACACGCAGCTCGAGGTGTTCGACTTCGACGGCGACGGCCGCTCGGAGGTCGCGTTCAAGACCGCCGACGGCACGGTCGACGGCGTCGGCAACGTGATCGGCGACGCGACGAAGGACTACCGGAACGCGTCGGGCTACATCCTGAGCGGACCCGAGTACCTCACCGTCTTCGACGGGCAGACCGGCGCGGCGATCGACACGGTCGACTATGTCCCCGGCCGCGGGTCGGTCAGCGCGTGGGGTGATGCGTACGGCAACCGCGTCGACCGGTTCCTCGCGGGCGTGGCCTACCTCGACGGCGAGCACCCCTCGCTCATCACGAGCCGCGGCTACTACACGCGCACCGTGATCGCCGCGTGGGACCTCGTCGGCGGCGAGCTCGTGCAGCGCTGGACGTTCGACTCGGATGTCGCGGGCAAGACGTACGAGGGGCAGGGCAACCACCAGTTCATCCCCGCCGACGTCGACCGCGACGGCCTCGACGAGATCGTCTTCGGCGCGATGACCATCGACGACGACGGCACGCCGCTCTACAACACGCGACTGTTCCACGGTGACGCGCTGCACGTCGGCGACTTCGTCACCGACCGTCCCGGCCTCGAGAGCTTCGGGGTGCACGAGGACGTCTCGGGCAACGGCGGCATCGGTGCGACCATGCGCGACGCCGAGACGGGCGCGGTGCTCTGGTCGACGAAGGCCACGAAGGACACCGGTCGCGGCCTCGCAGCCGACATCGACCCGGCACATCCGGGCGCCGAGGCGTGGAACATCGGCGGCGACGCCGCGTGGAACTCGCCCGTCGGCACGCTGAAGTCCGCCGACGGCGAGGTGCTCTCCACCGACATCCCGGCGGCGAACTTCGTCACCTGGTGGGACGGCGACCCGCTGCGCGAGATCACCGACCACGACTACTCCGAGGCGAACGCCTCGGGCGTGCCGACGATCTCGAAGTGGGACCCGGCGGCCGAGAAGGAGGTCGAGCTGCTGCGCCTCGACGGCACCCTCACGAACAACACCACGAAGGGCAACCCGGTGCTGCAGGCCGACCTGTTCGGCGACTGGCGCGAGGAGCTCGCCGTGCGGCTGGCCGACGGCAGCGGCATCCGCATCTACACGACAACGGATGCCACGGACACGCGCATCCCGACGCTGATGCACGACGCGCAGTACCGCGTGGGCGTGGCCGGGCAGAACTCGGCGTACAACCAGCCGCCGAACCCGTCGTTCTTCATCGGCGAGGGCATGGCGGAGCCGCCGGCGGCGTCGATCGCGTACGTCGGGGCTCCGGCTGCCGACGAGACGGCGCCCACAGTGGCGGGTCTCCCCGAGGGCACGATCGTGGCGGACGCCCCGCTGCAGCTGGCCGTCACCGCGGACGACCCCGAGAGCGGCATCCGCTCGCTCGAGGTGACGTTCGACGGCGAGGCGGTGGCGCCCGACGCGGCGGTGGACCTCACCGGGCTCGCCGGCGAGCGCACCGTCACCGTGCGGGCGACCAACCACGCGGGGCTCGTCACCGAGTCGTCGAGCACGGTCCTCGTCGTGCCCGCCGACGGCGCGACCTCCGCACCGGGTCGTGGCACCCTCTCGAACACGAGCGGCTGGGAGTACGGCCTGCACGACGGCACATACGACGTGGTCATGAACCTGTGGTGGGGCACGCCGGGCAGCATCTTCCGCCTCTACGAGAACGGCGCGCTCGTGGCGACGAAGGTGCTTGGCGACACCGCCGGCATGAGCCAGACCACGGGCGTCTCGTTCGCGGGCAGGCCGAACGGCACCTACGTCTACACGGCCGAGCTCATCAACTCGAAGGGCTCGACGGCGACGACGTCGACGACCGTGAAGGTGACGGATGCCGCACCCGGCACGCCCGTCGTCAGCACCGACCAGCGCAAGGGGGCGAGTTCCTTCACGGCCACGGCGAACCTGTGGTGGGGCACGAACGCCACCTCCTACCGGTTCGAGCTCGACGGGGTCGTCGTCGGATCGGGGTCGCTCGCGGCGGC
This DNA window, taken from Agromyces sp. 3263, encodes the following:
- a CDS encoding helix-turn-helix domain-containing protein; this translates as MGNREDLLDGARRCIIEKGYARTTARDIAGAAGVSLAAIGYHFGSKEALMSEALLGTGIQIGDALDVALRGAPKAELLGRIWDASLTAFGDQRQLLAASMENLAQIDRIPVVAQRLRSAQSGAIDGIAELLAEELPGLGDDDLRALAAYYFALVNGLAVVWLIDPSIVPSGAQLGRLLPPPFDAVDA
- a CDS encoding FAD-dependent monooxygenase, producing the protein MKVLISGGGIAGLTAAHALSDGGHDVTVVELAPDLRPGGQLVDLRGTSREAAARMGLLEAITAAQLPQRGMRYVDDRGRTLAELGVEMFGGQGPVADLEILRGDLTRVLFEVVAGRVDLRFGESIAALSADDDGVDVAFEHGGPERFDLVVAADGLHSRVRRLVWGPEADYVRSLGGVTSFFDVPEPEPLDGWSLMDILPGRRMVMIRPDAAPGRSKAIVTWFGEHDLPDRRDVDAQKQLVRSALADGVWHLPALSAALDTTSEFYFDALVQVHTPELSRGRVVLLGDAGYCTSPLSGQGTALALIGAYLLASELGRRSDRDVVEALAAYEREMAPHIEAGRELPPGSGSFATPKSRLGIRVLHGYIRLSARRPLLTVVEKAMSSRHDVPLPAYDAVGV